A window from Photobacterium sp. DA100 encodes these proteins:
- a CDS encoding ribosome recycling factor family protein — translation MKWQRVYQSYLAGLDQLGEDSEFATYEIKNVSASLGKTDRSFLLEKLAEIGIEIKRKANQRHLELSGSLAKLNALQSILQETSSDPLAAIGKSIHKRLSKHQNIEGIGFDYGKTEKPRTLLSYVVDNPAITVAELCFLTNCSTADARKALDDYFEL, via the coding sequence TTGAAGTGGCAGCGAGTCTACCAAAGTTACCTTGCTGGATTGGATCAGCTTGGCGAAGACAGTGAATTTGCTACGTATGAAATAAAGAACGTCAGTGCCTCTCTGGGCAAAACAGATCGAAGCTTCTTGCTTGAGAAACTGGCCGAAATAGGTATTGAAATAAAACGCAAGGCAAACCAACGGCACCTAGAACTCTCTGGTTCACTAGCGAAATTAAACGCCCTACAGTCGATACTACAAGAAACGTCTAGCGACCCTTTAGCCGCTATCGGAAAATCAATTCATAAGCGTCTTTCGAAGCATCAGAATATCGAGGGCATAGGTTTCGACTACGGTAAGACAGAGAAGCCGCGCACTCTGCTCTCCTATGTTGTCGATAACCCAGCGATTACGGTTGCCGAGCTGTGTTTTCTGACTAACTGCTCGACAGCGGACGCCAGAAAAGCGTTAGATGACTACTTCGAACTTTAG
- a CDS encoding LysR substrate-binding domain-containing protein translates to MKLKLNELEVFIAVAESNSFNLAAERLDIASSVVSRSIKKLERDLETTLFNRTTRSVTLTAEGAWLIDKARHISEEAVAIEHHFLQKHKQPQGTLTVDTASSFALHAIVPLLSDFTRLYPDVKVALVSNDSITDLIERKVDVAIRVGQLSDSTLKARKLGVVQRGLYASPSYLNQLGYPDYVTQLSKHQCLGFDKYKYLNTWPLIDNTGKRLSITPQMSSNSGETLKQMAVNGLGIACLSNFTVQQELESGSLKPVLKSLWVSENIPINAVFYSEQSLSPRVRVFIDFLVGKIKLI, encoded by the coding sequence GTGAAGCTTAAACTGAATGAATTGGAAGTGTTTATTGCTGTGGCAGAGTCCAACAGTTTTAACTTAGCCGCTGAAAGATTGGACATCGCGAGCTCGGTTGTAAGCCGAAGTATCAAAAAGCTTGAAAGAGACTTAGAAACAACCTTGTTTAATCGGACGACACGAAGTGTCACTTTGACTGCCGAAGGTGCATGGCTGATTGACAAGGCAAGACATATTTCTGAAGAAGCCGTTGCCATAGAGCATCATTTCTTGCAAAAGCATAAGCAACCACAAGGGACTTTAACCGTAGATACGGCATCATCATTCGCTTTACATGCGATAGTCCCTTTGCTATCAGATTTCACTCGCCTTTATCCCGATGTGAAAGTGGCTCTTGTTAGCAATGACTCAATTACTGACTTAATCGAAAGGAAGGTGGATGTCGCCATTAGAGTCGGACAACTTAGTGATTCGACTTTAAAAGCTCGCAAATTAGGGGTGGTTCAACGTGGTTTATACGCTAGCCCTAGCTACCTAAATCAGTTGGGTTATCCTGATTACGTCACGCAGCTATCTAAGCATCAATGCTTGGGCTTTGACAAATATAAGTATCTCAATACTTGGCCGCTTATAGATAACACAGGCAAAAGATTAAGTATTACTCCACAGATGAGCAGCAATAGTGGTGAGACGCTCAAGCAGATGGCTGTGAATGGCTTGGGGATTGCGTGTTTGTCTAATTTTACTGTTCAACAGGAGCTAGAGTCCGGTTCACTTAAGCCCGTTCTAAAGAGCCTCTGGGTGAGTGAGAATATACCGATTAATGCGGTGTTCTATTCAGAGCAATCATTAAGCCCCAGAGTGCGTGTTTTTATTGATTTTTTGGTTGGTAAAATAAAATTAATATAG
- the xsc gene encoding sulfoacetaldehyde acetyltransferase, whose amino-acid sequence MSEQDARTVVAGPTKMTPSEAFVETMVANGVTDMFGIMGSAFMDAMDIFAPAGIRLIPVVHEQGAAHMADGFSRVSGNHGVVIGQNGPGISNCVTAIAAAYWAHSPVVIVTPETGTTTMGLGGFQECNQLPMFQEFTKYQGHVTHPSRMAEYTGRCFDRALSEMGPTQLNIPRDYFYGEITCEIPKPARLDRGPGGAKSLNDAADLLAEAKFPVIISGGGVVMADAVDECKALAERLGAPVVNSYLHNDSFPASHPLWCGPLGYQGSKAAMKLISQADVVIALGSRLGPFGTLPQHGMEYWPKDAKIIQIDADHKMLGLVKKISVGICGDAKASAVALTERLEGRSLACDATKDERFNKVQAEKEIWEKELDEWTHERDPFSLDMIEQNAQEKPFSGGEYLHPRQVLRELEKAMPDDVMVSTDIGNINSIANSYLRFEKPRSFFAAMSFGNCGYAFPTIIGAKVAAPHRPAISYAGDGAWGMSLMETMTCVRHNIPVTAVVFHNRQWGAEKKNQVDFYNRRFVAGELDNQSFAEIGRAMGAEGITVDRLEDVGPALQKAIDMQMNEGKTTIIEIMCTQELGDPFRRDALSKPVRFLDKYKDYV is encoded by the coding sequence ATGAGCGAACAAGATGCACGTACAGTTGTAGCTGGCCCAACAAAAATGACCCCATCAGAGGCCTTTGTTGAAACTATGGTTGCCAATGGGGTGACAGATATGTTCGGCATTATGGGCTCAGCCTTTATGGATGCGATGGACATCTTCGCGCCAGCCGGTATTCGATTGATCCCTGTGGTACATGAGCAGGGTGCGGCACATATGGCAGACGGTTTCTCACGTGTGTCTGGTAACCACGGGGTGGTTATTGGTCAGAACGGACCAGGGATCAGTAACTGTGTAACCGCTATTGCCGCAGCATATTGGGCACACAGTCCGGTTGTTATTGTAACGCCGGAAACAGGCACAACGACGATGGGACTGGGCGGGTTCCAGGAATGTAATCAGCTACCTATGTTCCAGGAATTTACTAAGTACCAGGGGCATGTGACGCACCCTTCGCGCATGGCGGAATATACCGGTCGCTGCTTTGACCGTGCACTGAGTGAGATGGGTCCAACCCAGCTAAACATCCCGCGTGACTACTTCTACGGCGAAATCACTTGTGAAATTCCGAAACCTGCCCGTCTTGACCGAGGACCTGGTGGAGCTAAGAGCTTAAATGATGCTGCTGATCTTCTGGCTGAAGCGAAATTCCCGGTCATTATTTCCGGTGGCGGTGTGGTCATGGCCGATGCGGTTGATGAGTGTAAAGCACTGGCTGAGCGTCTGGGCGCACCTGTTGTAAACAGCTATCTGCATAATGACTCTTTCCCGGCAAGCCATCCGCTATGGTGTGGTCCGCTCGGCTACCAAGGGTCAAAAGCGGCCATGAAGCTGATTTCTCAAGCGGATGTGGTGATTGCATTGGGATCCCGTCTAGGTCCATTTGGTACTCTGCCGCAGCATGGTATGGAGTATTGGCCGAAGGATGCCAAGATTATTCAAATTGATGCCGACCACAAGATGCTTGGCTTGGTTAAGAAGATCTCGGTCGGCATTTGTGGTGACGCCAAGGCGTCAGCGGTTGCATTAACAGAGCGCCTTGAAGGTCGAAGCCTAGCGTGTGATGCGACGAAAGATGAGCGCTTCAATAAGGTTCAAGCAGAGAAAGAAATTTGGGAGAAAGAGCTGGACGAGTGGACCCATGAGCGTGACCCGTTCAGCCTGGATATGATTGAGCAAAATGCCCAGGAAAAACCATTCTCTGGTGGTGAATATTTGCATCCACGTCAGGTACTGCGTGAGCTTGAAAAAGCGATGCCGGACGATGTGATGGTCTCGACCGATATCGGTAATATCAACTCCATTGCCAATAGTTACTTGCGCTTTGAGAAGCCGCGCAGTTTCTTCGCAGCCATGAGTTTTGGCAACTGTGGTTACGCCTTCCCAACTATTATCGGGGCCAAAGTTGCTGCGCCACATCGTCCTGCTATTTCTTATGCCGGCGATGGTGCATGGGGAATGAGCTTGATGGAAACCATGACCTGTGTGCGCCATAACATCCCAGTGACGGCCGTAGTATTCCACAACCGCCAGTGGGGCGCTGAGAAGAAGAACCAAGTTGATTTCTATAACCGTCGCTTTGTGGCTGGTGAGCTGGATAACCAGAGTTTTGCTGAAATCGGTCGTGCCATGGGCGCTGAAGGGATCACGGTAGACCGGTTGGAAGATGTCGGCCCAGCACTGCAAAAGGCTATCGATATGCAGATGAACGAAGGCAAGACCACCATTATTGAAATCATGTGCACGCAAGAACTAGGTGACCCGTTCCGCCGTGACGCGCTATCGAAGCCTGTGCGTTTCCTCGACAAGTATAAAGACTACGTGTAA
- a CDS encoding aerobic cobaltochelatase CobT subunit encodes MKLVSTANKRERQKNQQLQEASARALSEEPKLHYRGESLYVDNEFIPVYAAHLRNASVSNNHSITEKRGKIDAISLRLRYSDYQLHKQLYSQLGPDEPITRLLLEALEQLRCESYLGDDHIRKTLPGVCANVEHNFAEWSRQFYQSGLADTHIGMLLFTVVQVVRSRLHTQAIDASFEDFIEATRAGIVPIIGEDLAGLRRHRRNQHAYALHAISLGSIISEMIESEQNQADPTDESRVDQAKSVLSFLLNFDQGEEIPIATAQSGQSKAFNENHNTYRVFTTHYDREVQASKLVRKALLVTLREELDERIQQQGINIKQLSRQLSALLSSPQRDGWIYGEEEGYIDGRRLSQLVSSPNENRIFGHEYYHPIPNSIVSFLIDCSGSMREHINHIAILIDTMVKALGLTGIRSEVLGFTTNSWNGGKAYSDWLRQRKPAYPGRLNENCHLIFKPAESHWRHTRKDIAALLKADLFKEGIDGEAVLWACKRLIQRQEPRKLLFVISDGCPMDTTTNLANDKFYLDNHLKQVIAQYQANREVEIIGLGVGLDLSPYYRQSLALDFAESSIQHNINEIIALLSKSRRKT; translated from the coding sequence ATGAAATTGGTATCAACGGCCAATAAGCGAGAGCGACAGAAAAACCAGCAATTACAAGAAGCCTCAGCCAGAGCATTGAGCGAAGAGCCGAAACTTCATTATCGCGGAGAGTCTCTCTATGTCGATAATGAGTTCATTCCAGTTTACGCCGCCCATCTTCGAAATGCCTCTGTATCAAATAACCACAGCATTACTGAAAAACGCGGCAAGATCGATGCGATATCACTGCGTTTACGCTATTCAGACTACCAACTCCACAAACAACTCTACTCACAATTAGGCCCTGACGAACCCATCACAAGGCTCCTGCTTGAAGCCTTAGAGCAATTAAGATGCGAAAGTTACTTGGGTGACGATCATATAAGAAAAACTCTACCCGGTGTGTGCGCCAACGTTGAACACAATTTCGCCGAATGGTCGAGGCAGTTTTATCAGTCCGGTTTGGCTGATACCCACATCGGGATGTTACTGTTTACCGTGGTGCAAGTTGTTCGTTCGCGCCTTCATACCCAAGCTATCGATGCGTCTTTTGAAGATTTCATCGAAGCAACGCGAGCTGGTATTGTGCCAATAATTGGCGAAGATCTGGCGGGATTAAGGCGACATCGCCGCAATCAGCACGCTTACGCCCTGCATGCTATTTCGTTAGGTTCTATCATTAGCGAGATGATTGAATCTGAGCAAAACCAGGCTGACCCAACTGATGAATCAAGGGTCGATCAGGCCAAGTCAGTGCTTTCATTTTTGCTCAATTTCGATCAAGGTGAAGAAATACCGATAGCGACCGCACAAAGTGGCCAAAGTAAGGCGTTTAATGAAAATCACAACACTTACCGGGTTTTCACTACCCATTACGATCGCGAAGTACAGGCATCAAAACTGGTGCGTAAAGCCTTGCTCGTAACATTACGTGAAGAACTTGATGAGCGCATCCAGCAACAAGGAATCAATATCAAGCAGCTATCACGTCAACTGTCAGCCTTGCTGTCATCACCACAACGAGATGGTTGGATCTATGGCGAAGAAGAAGGGTATATCGACGGCAGACGGCTCAGCCAGTTAGTCAGCTCACCCAATGAAAACAGAATTTTCGGCCACGAGTATTACCACCCTATCCCAAATAGCATTGTCAGCTTTCTTATCGACTGCTCAGGCTCGATGCGCGAACACATCAATCACATCGCCATCTTGATAGATACCATGGTCAAAGCACTGGGCCTTACGGGTATCAGAAGTGAAGTCCTGGGATTTACCACCAATAGTTGGAACGGCGGAAAGGCGTATTCTGACTGGCTGAGGCAACGAAAACCGGCCTACCCCGGCCGTTTGAATGAAAACTGCCACCTCATTTTCAAACCGGCAGAAAGCCATTGGCGGCATACCCGAAAAGATATTGCTGCACTGTTGAAAGCAGACTTATTCAAAGAAGGAATAGATGGCGAAGCTGTGTTATGGGCCTGCAAGCGACTGATCCAGCGCCAAGAGCCAAGAAAGCTTCTGTTTGTGATCTCCGATGGCTGCCCTATGGATACCACCACTAACCTTGCCAATGATAAGTTTTATTTGGACAACCACCTCAAGCAAGTCATTGCCCAGTATCAAGCAAACCGGGAGGTTGAAATAATCGGCCTCGGCGTCGGGTTAGATCTCAGCCCTTATTACCGACAGAGTCTGGCTTTGGATTTCGCTGAGTCATCGATTCAGCACAACATCAATGAGATCATTGCCCTGCTATCGAAGAGTCGACGCAAGACGTGA
- a CDS encoding AAA family ATPase: MVDFAITKPDMMVSVREVFGIETDLRVPAFSTRDDHVPEIDHAYRFNPEVTLAILAGFAQDRRTMIQGMHGTGKSTHIEQVAARLNWPCVRVNLDGHLSRLDLVGKDTIVIRDGKQVTEFQEGIVPWSLQRPVALIFDEYDAGRPDVMFVIQRILERDGKFTLLDQNKVIHPHSAFRLFATSNTVGLGNLSGLYHGTQILNHAQIDRWNIVATLNYLPPEEEAAIVLSRVPGKDSESGRKLINQMVTMAGLTRKGFAAGDLSTLMSPRTVITWAENCEIFNSPALAFRLSFLNKCDDFERPIIAEYYQRCFNEELDESWLEYAGASQ, encoded by the coding sequence ATGGTGGATTTCGCGATAACTAAACCCGATATGATGGTTTCTGTCAGGGAGGTCTTTGGAATAGAAACTGATCTGCGCGTGCCTGCATTTAGCACACGCGACGATCACGTTCCTGAAATTGATCACGCCTATCGGTTTAACCCCGAAGTGACTCTGGCAATTTTGGCCGGGTTCGCCCAAGACCGCAGAACCATGATCCAAGGCATGCACGGTACGGGAAAATCAACCCACATCGAACAGGTAGCAGCACGACTCAACTGGCCTTGTGTCAGGGTTAATTTAGATGGCCACTTAAGCCGGTTGGATTTGGTAGGCAAAGATACCATCGTGATCCGGGACGGTAAGCAAGTTACCGAGTTTCAAGAAGGGATAGTCCCTTGGTCACTGCAACGCCCTGTCGCACTTATCTTCGATGAATACGACGCCGGTCGACCCGATGTTATGTTCGTGATCCAACGGATCCTAGAAAGAGACGGTAAATTCACCTTGCTAGACCAGAACAAAGTCATTCACCCACACAGTGCTTTCCGGTTGTTTGCCACCTCCAACACCGTTGGCCTTGGCAACCTGTCTGGCCTGTACCACGGCACCCAAATCTTAAACCACGCCCAGATTGATCGCTGGAATATTGTCGCCACACTTAACTACCTTCCTCCAGAAGAAGAGGCCGCTATTGTCTTATCTCGCGTGCCCGGCAAAGACAGTGAGAGTGGTAGAAAGTTAATTAACCAGATGGTGACTATGGCAGGTCTTACTCGAAAAGGTTTCGCTGCTGGCGATCTCTCTACCTTGATGTCACCCCGTACTGTCATCACTTGGGCGGAGAACTGTGAAATCTTCAATAGTCCCGCCCTTGCCTTCCGTTTGTCATTTCTCAATAAATGCGATGATTTCGAACGCCCAATCATCGCCGAATACTATCAGCGGTGTTTCAATGAAGAACTTGATGAGTCTTGGTTAGAATATGCAGGAGCTTCACAATGA
- a CDS encoding carboxymuconolactone decarboxylase family protein, with protein MSRVNIYVAQPEAYKAMFGLESYIKECNLSPVLEELIRVRTSQINGCAYCIQMHTTAALEQGETQERLFSLPAWKESPLFTSEERAVLALTEEITHISKYGVSDTTYKQLAKYFEEVQIAQLIMLVSVMNTWNRIAVATKVQ; from the coding sequence ATGTCTCGAGTCAATATCTACGTAGCCCAACCTGAAGCTTACAAAGCGATGTTTGGCTTAGAAAGCTACATCAAAGAATGTAACCTATCGCCAGTTCTCGAAGAATTAATCAGAGTTCGCACTTCTCAAATCAACGGATGTGCATATTGCATTCAAATGCATACGACCGCAGCCTTGGAGCAAGGCGAAACTCAGGAGCGACTTTTCTCGCTACCTGCATGGAAAGAATCACCATTATTCACCTCAGAAGAGCGAGCAGTACTGGCGCTGACAGAAGAAATAACACATATTTCGAAATACGGAGTCAGTGATACCACATACAAACAACTTGCTAAGTACTTTGAGGAAGTACAAATTGCTCAGCTGATAATGTTGGTATCAGTCATGAATACATGGAACCGCATTGCTGTGGCAACCAAAGTCCAATAA